A genomic region of Arachis hypogaea cultivar Tifrunner chromosome 5, arahy.Tifrunner.gnm2.J5K5, whole genome shotgun sequence contains the following coding sequences:
- the LOC112803935 gene encoding uncharacterized protein — MPGTVTVLQTSPVQVVDQIDESTVYFYRLFWTFPPCVEAFQHCKPLVSIDGTHLYGKYGGILLLAIAQDGNSNILQIALALVEGKNAESWSFFLSNLRTHVTPQEGILVISDRHNGIKAALENPENGWLPPRAYRVYCIRHVAANFSLSFKGKDARRMLVNAAYAKTKAEFYYWFDIMRTENPVMCDWANRMEYEKWTQHQDNGRRFGHMTMNIIECVNSVLKGTRNLPITSLVKSTYGRLAELFVLRGQIAEAQVGFGHEFCQALVKANMRRAREGRPKATMVRGVMDRSAENQPKRCGLCRQPGHTRKNSGQRRDIAGGDS, encoded by the coding sequence ATGCCCGGGACAGTTACTGTGTTGCAGACCTCTCCTGTTCAAGTTGTGGATCAGATTGATGAGTCAACAGTATACTTTTATCGTCTGTTCTGGACATTTCCACCTTGCGTTGAGGCCTTCCAGCATTGCAAACCGCTTGTGAGTATTGATGGTACCCACTTGTACGGCAAATATGGAGGCATCTTACTGTTGGCAATTGCACAGGATGGAAACTCGAACATCCTCCAGATAGCATTAGCCCTTGTGGAGGGGAAAAATGCCGAGTCATGGTCATTTTTCTTGTCCAACCTAAGAACGCATGTGACGCCACAAGAGGGTATCCTTGTTATCTCAGACAGGCATAATGGCATCAAGGCTGCACTTGAGAATCCCGAGAATGGTTGGCTGCCTCCACGTGCTTATCGGGTGTACTGTATCCGTCATGTGGCAGCAAATTTCAGCCTTTCTTTTAAAGGTAAAGATGCCAGAAGGATGCTGGTTAATGCGGCCTATGCAAAAACTAAGGCAGAGTTCTATTACTGGTTTGACATCATGCGTACAGAGAATCCGGTCATGTGTGACTGGGCGAACCGGATGGAGTATGAGAAGTGGACCCAACACCAGGATAACGGTAGACGGTTCGGGCACATGACAATGAACATCATTGAATGTGTGAATTCCGTGTTAAAGGGAACTCGCAACCTCCCGATCACTTCCCTGGTTAAGTCCACATACGGAAGGCTTGCTGAGCTATTCGTGCTCCGGGGACAAATAGCAGAGGCGCAAGTTGGATTTGGACATGAATTTTGTCAGGCTTTGGTCAAGGCTAACATGAGACGAGCGAGGGAAGGTCGTCCGAAGGCAACTATGGTCCGCGGTGTCATGGATCGGTCTGCTGAGAACCAGCCCAAGCGCTGTGGCCTCTGTCGACAGCCTGGTCATACGCGGAAGAACAGTGGCCAGCGAAGAGATATTGCTGGCGGGGATAGTTAG